A window of Caldalkalibacillus uzonensis contains these coding sequences:
- a CDS encoding MFS transporter, translating into MAGERRKGAVRLEESPQATEHRSEHHNKSTPEQMTSPNHPTYRFMVLVVMVGIAGFSQGMLLPVLAVMLEGIGVPPALNGLNAAALYIGILLASPFIEAPVRNYGYKPVIVIGLTLVLVSIILFPFWQVFWFWFMLRVIVGMGDNMIHFATQVWITSTSPAEKRGRQIAIYGLAFGLGFGIGPLMMHLLTINELLPFFVATVTNVLAWLMLITLRNEWPESHVETASGLGTWQRYRTVFKRCWFALLPCFGYGFLEAALHGNFPVYALRSEIDIGWSAILLSSFVVGSLITQLPLGILSDRIGRRRLLLIVTGTGALTFISSVFVEHNMWLLLGTFAITGALIGSLFSLGVAYLADLLPKSLLPTGNVMAAVCFAIGSIVGPLVGGLFIQWFAQGSLYYAIGGMLLFIFISGLVFREQRRFTSCKQAAWLRD; encoded by the coding sequence ATGGCTGGTGAAAGAAGGAAAGGGGCTGTCAGATTGGAAGAAAGTCCACAGGCAACTGAACACAGAAGTGAACATCACAATAAATCCACACCGGAACAAATGACAAGCCCCAATCATCCCACTTACCGGTTTATGGTACTGGTGGTGATGGTCGGTATTGCTGGCTTTTCCCAGGGCATGCTGTTGCCTGTCCTGGCTGTGATGCTGGAGGGCATTGGTGTACCTCCAGCGCTTAACGGTTTGAATGCCGCCGCACTGTACATTGGCATTCTGCTGGCCTCCCCTTTTATTGAAGCCCCTGTACGTAATTATGGCTACAAACCGGTCATTGTGATCGGCTTAACGTTGGTACTGGTTTCTATTATACTATTTCCTTTCTGGCAGGTGTTTTGGTTCTGGTTCATGCTGCGGGTCATTGTCGGCATGGGAGACAATATGATTCACTTTGCCACTCAAGTGTGGATCACCTCAACCAGCCCGGCTGAGAAAAGGGGACGTCAGATTGCTATTTATGGCTTGGCCTTTGGCCTGGGATTCGGCATCGGCCCCTTGATGATGCACCTGTTAACAATTAATGAGCTATTGCCTTTTTTTGTGGCCACGGTCACCAATGTGTTAGCCTGGTTGATGCTCATCACGCTGCGCAATGAGTGGCCGGAGTCCCATGTAGAAACCGCATCCGGTCTTGGGACCTGGCAGCGTTATCGCACAGTTTTTAAGCGTTGTTGGTTTGCGTTGTTGCCTTGCTTTGGTTATGGTTTTTTGGAAGCGGCGCTGCATGGCAACTTTCCGGTTTACGCCTTGCGGTCGGAGATAGATATTGGCTGGAGCGCGATCCTTCTGTCTTCATTTGTGGTTGGCAGTCTGATCACACAATTGCCGCTGGGGATTTTAAGTGACCGTATTGGGCGTCGGCGATTGCTGTTGATCGTCACCGGAACGGGGGCGTTAACCTTTATCAGTTCTGTGTTTGTGGAGCACAATATGTGGTTGTTGCTGGGCACTTTTGCTATCACGGGCGCACTGATTGGCTCCTTGTTCTCACTGGGGGTTGCCTATCTGGCTGATCTGTTGCCCAAGAGCCTTTTACCTACAGGAAATGTGATGGCTGCGGTTTGTTTTGCCATAGGGAGTATAGTAGGTCCGCTGGTTGGTGGATTGTTCATTCAGTGGTTTGCCCAAGGCAGTTTGTACTATGCAATTGGGGGCATGCTGTTGTTTATCTTCATCAGCGGCCTGGTGTTCAGGGAGCAAAGGAGGTTCACATCATGCAAGCAAGCGGCATGGTTAAGGGATTGA
- a CDS encoding proline dehydrogenase — MEQVMKNFFLFMAKNKTLNRLAKKYGLALGASRFVAGATLDSALQVIHGLNAKGLMATMDHLGEFVYNEQEANDMADHCIAALEGMAREKLDCNLSLKLTSMGLDISKDLCLANMNRIMETAAALGIFVRIDMEDYAHLEDTLDIYKRLRQNYDNVGTVIQAYLYRSADDVQDLAQLKTNLRLVKGAYKESPEVAYPEKQDVDDNFKKLIRLQLENGCYAAVATHDEAIIDYTKQFVQKNNVPYDCFEFQMLYGIRSELQLRLVEEGYRVRVYVPYGNDWYGYFMRRLAERPANVAFVLKGMLKK, encoded by the coding sequence ATGGAACAGGTGATGAAAAACTTTTTCCTCTTTATGGCAAAAAACAAAACATTGAATCGCCTGGCTAAGAAATATGGATTGGCTCTGGGGGCCAGCCGGTTTGTAGCAGGGGCTACGTTAGATTCTGCTTTGCAAGTGATCCATGGCTTAAATGCCAAAGGGCTGATGGCTACGATGGATCATCTGGGGGAATTTGTCTACAACGAACAGGAAGCCAATGATATGGCTGATCACTGTATTGCTGCTTTGGAAGGCATGGCCAGGGAGAAGCTGGATTGCAACTTGTCTTTAAAACTGACTTCCATGGGCCTGGATATCTCCAAAGACTTGTGTTTGGCTAATATGAACCGCATCATGGAAACAGCTGCAGCATTGGGCATCTTTGTACGCATCGATATGGAAGATTACGCTCATCTGGAAGATACACTGGACATATACAAACGGTTAAGACAAAACTACGACAACGTAGGCACCGTAATCCAAGCCTATCTGTACCGCAGTGCCGATGATGTACAGGATCTGGCTCAGTTGAAAACCAACTTGCGCTTGGTGAAAGGAGCCTATAAAGAGTCTCCTGAAGTGGCATATCCTGAAAAACAGGATGTGGATGACAACTTCAAAAAGCTGATTCGCCTGCAATTGGAAAACGGCTGCTATGCCGCTGTGGCCACCCATGATGAGGCGATCATTGATTATACGAAACAATTCGTTCAGAAAAATAACGTCCCATACGATTGTTTTGAATTTCAAATGTTATATGGCATCCGGTCTGAACTGCAGCTGCGCTTGGTAGAAGAAGGGTACCGTGTGCGTGTCTACGTGCCCTATGGCAACGACTGGTACGGCTACTTTATGCGCCGACTGGCGGAGCGGCCGGCCAACGTCGCTTTTGTCTTGAAGGGCATGTTGAAAAAATAA
- the pruA gene encoding L-glutamate gamma-semialdehyde dehydrogenase has protein sequence MLEAFKPEPFTNFKDEQNRADFEAALKKVEGELEGKYPLIIGGERITTEQKIVSVNPSKKGEVIGRVSKADQALAEKAIQVAAETFEEWKRVPAEHRARYLFKTAALLRRRKHEFSAWLVKEAGKSWVEADADTAEAIDFLEYYGRDMIRLAQPQELTRLPGEDNEAFYIPLGVGIVIPPWNFPLAIMCGMTVSSIVTGNTVVLKPASATPVIAYKFMELLEEAGLPAGVVNYLPGSGSEVGDYLVEHPQTRFITFTGSRDVGLRINELAAKRSDKQKWIKRVVAEMGGKNAVIVDKDADLEAAAQGIVASAFGFSGQKCSAGSRAIILEDVYDQVLQLVVEKTEQLKVGDVSKPDTFTGPVIDEAAQSKILEYIEIGKQEGRLLAGGEKGSDEGFFVQPTIFADVDPNARIAQEEIFGPVVAFIKAKDFDHALQIANNTEYGLTGSVYSRNRYNLEKAREEFYVGNLYFNRKSTGAIVGVHPFGGFNMSGTNAKTGDQDYLLNFLLKKAVSEIL, from the coding sequence ATGTTAGAAGCATTTAAGCCAGAGCCGTTCACCAACTTTAAGGATGAGCAAAACCGGGCTGATTTTGAAGCGGCTTTGAAAAAAGTGGAAGGTGAGCTGGAGGGAAAGTATCCGCTGATTATTGGCGGGGAACGGATCACCACGGAGCAAAAGATTGTCTCGGTTAACCCCTCCAAAAAGGGGGAAGTGATTGGGCGCGTCTCCAAAGCGGATCAAGCCTTGGCTGAAAAAGCGATTCAAGTGGCAGCTGAAACATTTGAAGAGTGGAAACGTGTTCCCGCTGAACACCGGGCCCGCTACTTGTTTAAAACAGCTGCCCTGTTAAGAAGACGTAAACATGAGTTTTCCGCCTGGTTAGTCAAAGAAGCCGGGAAATCTTGGGTAGAAGCAGATGCAGATACCGCGGAAGCGATTGATTTCTTGGAGTATTACGGACGCGACATGATCCGTCTGGCCCAGCCGCAGGAATTAACCCGTTTGCCTGGAGAAGATAATGAAGCCTTTTATATTCCATTAGGCGTTGGTATCGTGATTCCGCCCTGGAACTTCCCGCTGGCCATTATGTGCGGTATGACGGTTTCCTCCATTGTGACGGGTAACACAGTGGTGTTAAAGCCAGCCAGCGCTACGCCGGTCATTGCCTATAAGTTTATGGAACTCTTGGAGGAAGCAGGTCTTCCGGCTGGTGTCGTCAACTACTTGCCTGGCAGCGGTTCTGAAGTTGGGGATTACCTGGTTGAACATCCGCAAACCCGCTTTATCACCTTTACCGGTTCCCGCGATGTGGGCTTGCGCATTAATGAGCTGGCTGCCAAACGTTCTGACAAACAAAAATGGATTAAGCGGGTTGTGGCTGAAATGGGCGGTAAAAATGCCGTCATCGTTGACAAAGATGCCGACCTGGAAGCAGCGGCCCAAGGCATTGTCGCCTCAGCTTTCGGCTTCTCAGGCCAAAAATGTTCCGCCGGCTCACGGGCGATTATCCTGGAAGACGTCTATGATCAAGTGCTGCAATTGGTTGTGGAAAAAACGGAGCAATTAAAAGTTGGTGATGTGAGCAAGCCAGACACCTTCACCGGACCTGTCATTGATGAAGCAGCCCAAAGCAAAATTCTGGAGTACATTGAAATTGGGAAACAAGAAGGGCGTTTGTTGGCAGGCGGTGAGAAAGGTTCTGACGAAGGATTCTTTGTGCAGCCAACTATCTTTGCTGACGTGGATCCCAATGCCCGTATTGCCCAGGAAGAGATTTTCGGGCCGGTTGTGGCCTTTATCAAAGCTAAAGATTTTGACCATGCCCTGCAGATTGCCAACAATACGGAGTACGGCTTAACCGGGTCGGTCTACTCTCGCAACCGCTATAACTTGGAAAAAGCAAGAGAAGAATTTTATGTGGGCAACCTGTATTTTAACCGCAAGTCAACAGGTGCAATCGTTGGTGTTCATCCGTTTGGCGGATTTAATATGTCCGGTACGAACGCCAAAACAGGGGATCAGGATTATCTCTTAAACTTCCTGTTGAAAAAAGCGGTCTCTGAAATTTTGTAA
- a CDS encoding amidase, with protein sequence MDKITQLSILQMAERISKGVLSPVEIVKAHLEHIDQLEADIKAWKLVDRKRALETAELLAEEVRLGRIRSPLHGIPIGVKDNIDVAGLPTQVGSKVFQHAKPAQKDAKIVAKLKALGAIILGKTHTTEFTWFDPAPTRNPFNHNHTPGGSSSGSAAAVSAGMVPLAIGSQTAASVCRPAAYCGISALKPSWRNLPTDGVFPLAPTFDSLGFFGRTWDDVSLAYEVFHQHGHQEKMNLSHHSVKILKVGIVEDPLYQREGSPHAIKVVKQISKLFEEAGHAVERVTPPHPFDDFITLHRQVVAYEAAEYHGATVQTNKANIGHHFVELVESGMAITKESYEKARRLIEEMKADTWKAFQPYDVLISPPVPASAPKRLDTTGPPNFTTPWTVLGGPLSVIPVALDSNGLPLAVMLAAAPGNDTELIQISKYVERMKGLNLKQLSQA encoded by the coding sequence ATGGATAAAATTACACAACTTAGTATTCTCCAAATGGCAGAACGGATTTCCAAAGGTGTACTTTCTCCTGTAGAGATTGTCAAAGCACATCTGGAACACATTGACCAGCTGGAGGCTGACATTAAGGCTTGGAAACTAGTTGACAGAAAAAGGGCCTTGGAGACTGCCGAGCTCCTTGCTGAAGAGGTGAGACTAGGAAGGATTAGAAGTCCGCTGCATGGCATTCCGATTGGAGTAAAGGATAATATAGACGTGGCTGGTTTACCAACTCAAGTAGGGAGCAAGGTTTTTCAACATGCCAAACCGGCTCAAAAAGATGCAAAGATCGTGGCTAAGCTCAAGGCACTCGGTGCAATTATACTGGGTAAGACCCATACGACTGAATTTACATGGTTCGACCCGGCCCCCACTAGAAATCCGTTCAATCATAACCATACGCCTGGCGGTTCCAGCAGCGGATCAGCGGCTGCTGTTTCTGCCGGAATGGTCCCGCTCGCTATCGGCAGCCAGACTGCTGCATCGGTTTGCAGACCGGCAGCTTATTGCGGAATAAGCGCACTTAAACCTTCCTGGAGAAACCTCCCAACAGATGGGGTTTTTCCTCTTGCTCCAACTTTTGATTCACTTGGTTTTTTTGGCCGGACTTGGGATGACGTGAGCTTAGCCTATGAAGTCTTTCATCAACACGGTCATCAAGAAAAAATGAATCTGTCTCATCATTCTGTGAAAATATTAAAGGTAGGGATTGTAGAAGACCCTCTTTATCAACGAGAGGGCTCACCACATGCAATTAAAGTGGTAAAACAAATTTCCAAACTATTTGAAGAGGCGGGACATGCTGTAGAACGGGTTACGCCACCTCATCCGTTTGATGATTTTATTACATTACACAGGCAAGTAGTTGCTTATGAAGCGGCGGAATATCACGGTGCGACAGTTCAAACCAACAAAGCCAACATCGGTCATCATTTTGTGGAATTGGTTGAAAGCGGTATGGCCATAACAAAAGAAAGCTATGAAAAGGCACGCAGGTTAATAGAGGAGATGAAAGCAGACACCTGGAAAGCCTTTCAACCTTATGATGTGCTGATATCTCCTCCTGTTCCTGCATCTGCACCGAAGAGGCTTGATACAACAGGTCCTCCCAATTTTACGACACCCTGGACAGTGTTAGGAGGTCCTCTTTCAGTGATTCCGGTTGCATTGGACTCTAATGGACTTCCGTTGGCCGTCATGCTTGCCGCAGCACCAGGAAACGATACGGAATTAATCCAAATAAGTAAATATGTAGAACGGATGAAGGGGTTGAACCTGAAACAACTGTCCCAGGCCTGA
- a CDS encoding RNA polymerase sigma factor, with protein MDNYFRQLEKFYEQYQPEIYAYLYHQTGRKEIAEELCQDVFLKAYHGLPSYRGQASIKSWLYRIAHNHFVTWYRRETRYRMVPIKTELLHQLEADHDLPHKSLEQKEESEHVRRILNQLKTEFRTVLILRDIQELAYQEIADILGWSLPKVKTTLHRARLQFRLDFEKYEQGQVVNQRRKG; from the coding sequence ATGGACAACTATTTTAGACAACTAGAAAAATTTTATGAGCAATACCAGCCAGAAATATACGCCTATCTCTATCATCAAACAGGCCGGAAAGAGATCGCTGAAGAATTATGCCAGGATGTCTTTTTGAAAGCTTACCACGGGCTGCCCTCATATCGGGGGCAAGCTTCTATCAAATCATGGCTGTACCGCATTGCCCATAACCATTTTGTGACCTGGTACCGCCGGGAAACAAGATACCGTATGGTACCCATCAAAACAGAGCTCCTTCATCAACTCGAGGCAGATCATGATTTGCCCCACAAATCTTTAGAGCAAAAAGAAGAAAGTGAGCATGTACGGCGTATTTTGAACCAACTGAAAACAGAGTTCCGAACCGTCCTGATTTTACGAGACATACAGGAACTAGCTTATCAAGAAATAGCGGATATTCTAGGCTGGAGTTTGCCCAAAGTGAAAACCACCTTGCATCGGGCGCGGCTGCAGTTTCGTCTGGACTTTGAAAAATACGAGCAAGGACAAGTTGTTAATCAAAGACGGAAAGGATGA
- a CDS encoding plasmid pRiA4b ORF-3 family protein — translation MIYELKIRLKGSRPPVWCRILVDRDITFAQLHHIMQLIIDPDDIHLHQFEVPAIPESKQQQLEGKPGEHADSLFGSFSPFWDKVLIGNQNIKGIDLFGQTLVLDEEQEKLGEWLQHVGDTCVYTSDFGLDLQYILEVKAIMEPQREKVYPRCIKAKWLPTQDKAANLRWQGELNQFFAKREKSLNSPQFLQQRTQAQTSSGSTLPHRTAQIKQLTEQDLIWRQLFEAANQYKALAPWQWMSDVDNFAIVDGQTGQTGYGCVLGEGGDMYGLLILFGKPGLRSLMMMQNGIGSDEDMLHLQQGILLSFDNREELSEFDYRLIKRLGLKYRGRHQWPVFRNYTPGYLPWYITEDEARLMTRVLYQSINVCQRVKENPALLDTAQNTKFARISVKEGNSWNWQDGTVDVSVTLAELDDEYRQQLFQKAQNHMDRLTWQRVRKAYQRKPHELICHVDYMTEPVQNRKGERPYFPTMCLFFDGKSGMVISFALAEHNAEVHKLYSELHKLIDCLGYIPAVIQVESDKAYACLQPVCQLLRIKLEKRHLPVLAEFKSMLEHGLNWDSF, via the coding sequence ATGATTTATGAGCTGAAAATAAGGTTGAAAGGATCGAGACCACCCGTATGGTGTCGTATACTGGTAGACCGGGATATCACGTTTGCCCAATTACATCATATCATGCAACTGATCATTGACCCCGATGACATCCATCTGCACCAGTTTGAAGTTCCCGCCATCCCGGAGTCCAAACAGCAACAATTGGAAGGCAAGCCGGGTGAACATGCTGATTCGCTGTTTGGCTCGTTTTCTCCTTTCTGGGATAAGGTGCTTATTGGCAATCAGAATATAAAGGGAATTGATTTGTTCGGACAGACCTTAGTGTTGGATGAAGAACAAGAAAAGCTGGGAGAATGGCTGCAGCATGTAGGAGATACATGTGTGTACACTTCTGATTTTGGTTTGGATCTTCAATATATACTTGAAGTCAAAGCTATTATGGAACCACAAAGAGAAAAGGTATATCCACGCTGCATCAAGGCCAAATGGCTGCCAACCCAGGACAAAGCGGCCAATCTACGCTGGCAAGGTGAGCTGAATCAGTTTTTTGCCAAGAGGGAAAAGAGCTTAAACAGCCCCCAATTTTTACAGCAAAGAACCCAGGCTCAAACTTCATCAGGCTCCACGCTCCCACACAGAACGGCTCAAATAAAACAATTGACTGAACAGGACCTCATCTGGCGCCAACTGTTTGAAGCGGCTAATCAGTATAAGGCCCTTGCTCCGTGGCAATGGATGTCCGATGTGGACAATTTTGCCATTGTTGATGGCCAAACGGGACAGACGGGATACGGTTGTGTGCTGGGTGAAGGTGGAGATATGTATGGTTTATTGATCTTATTTGGCAAGCCGGGCTTACGCTCTTTAATGATGATGCAGAATGGAATCGGGTCAGACGAAGACATGCTTCATCTGCAACAAGGTATACTGCTTTCCTTCGACAACCGTGAAGAGTTGAGTGAGTTTGACTACCGGCTGATCAAAAGGCTAGGTTTAAAATACAGGGGACGCCATCAATGGCCAGTATTCAGAAACTATACACCTGGTTATCTGCCTTGGTATATCACTGAGGATGAAGCACGGTTAATGACACGGGTCTTATACCAGTCCATCAACGTTTGCCAACGGGTGAAAGAGAATCCGGCCTTGTTAGACACAGCACAGAACACCAAGTTTGCCCGCATATCTGTCAAAGAGGGTAATAGCTGGAACTGGCAGGATGGCACTGTGGATGTGAGTGTGACATTAGCGGAGTTAGATGATGAGTATCGTCAGCAGCTGTTTCAAAAAGCGCAGAACCACATGGATCGCCTCACCTGGCAAAGGGTGCGCAAGGCCTATCAACGCAAACCACATGAGCTGATTTGCCATGTTGATTACATGACAGAACCTGTGCAGAACCGAAAAGGTGAACGTCCCTACTTTCCCACAATGTGTCTGTTTTTTGATGGCAAAAGTGGAATGGTCATCAGCTTTGCTCTTGCTGAGCACAACGCTGAGGTTCACAAGCTATACTCAGAATTACACAAACTGATTGACTGCTTAGGTTATATACCCGCTGTTATTCAAGTGGAGAGCGATAAGGCTTATGCCTGCTTGCAACCTGTCTGCCAGTTGTTAAGGATTAAGTTGGAAAAACGGCATCTTCCTGTTCTGGCTGAATTTAAATCTATGCTGGAGCATGGGTTGAACTGGGATTCCTTTTAA
- a CDS encoding DUF2797 domain-containing protein translates to MQASGMVKGLTHQYGDPLQYFLQLGDETLPLNHVLGEQIRLQFTGEIECVYCGRKIKKTYNNGSCYVCFKKRPENDMCIVKPSLCHFDEGTCRDETFGEQHCMIPHYVYLALSSDVKVGLTRKNNELKRWADQGAIKAIPIAEVPNRKTAGELELALADYLPDKTNWRKMLKGEFNDVDLKQVRDDVLEFVPESFKHYVLTEEEIVQFTYPILEAVGQIKSYNLDKQPKIEDRLIGIKGQYLLFTNGVINMKKYCGYHVQAKVVSTGG, encoded by the coding sequence ATGCAAGCAAGCGGCATGGTTAAGGGATTGACCCATCAATACGGGGATCCTTTGCAATATTTTTTACAGTTAGGGGATGAAACACTTCCATTGAACCATGTATTGGGCGAACAGATTCGTCTTCAGTTTACAGGAGAGATCGAATGTGTGTATTGTGGGCGCAAGATTAAAAAAACGTATAACAACGGCAGCTGTTACGTCTGTTTTAAAAAGCGGCCGGAAAATGACATGTGTATTGTCAAGCCCAGCTTGTGTCACTTTGACGAAGGGACATGCCGGGATGAAACATTTGGGGAACAGCACTGCATGATTCCCCATTATGTTTATTTGGCCTTAAGCAGTGACGTGAAAGTGGGCCTGACCCGTAAAAACAATGAATTAAAGCGCTGGGCTGATCAGGGAGCGATCAAGGCGATTCCTATTGCTGAGGTGCCTAACCGCAAAACAGCCGGAGAGCTTGAACTGGCCCTGGCTGATTACTTGCCAGACAAAACCAATTGGCGCAAAATGCTCAAAGGGGAATTTAACGATGTGGACCTCAAACAGGTTCGGGATGATGTGCTTGAATTTGTGCCGGAGTCATTTAAGCACTATGTCCTAACTGAAGAGGAGATTGTCCAGTTTACCTATCCCATCCTGGAAGCGGTGGGTCAAATCAAGTCTTACAATCTGGACAAGCAGCCTAAGATTGAAGACCGGTTAATTGGTATCAAAGGCCAGTATCTGTTATTTACAAACGGCGTGATTAATATGAAAAAGTACTGTGGGTATCATGTGCAAGCAAAGGTAGTTTCAACAGGAGGATAG
- a CDS encoding anti-sigma factor family protein — translation MKCSLVRDLLPLYREENCRPETIRAVEKHLNTCPHCHKLYKALDQPLKLKSLLGEKEAPLNVDTAADTEPSNLQQREFWRRYYGRYLVKGSLLFLVLYLLLVAGGKVFS, via the coding sequence ATGAAATGTTCCTTAGTACGTGATTTACTCCCGCTGTACAGAGAAGAGAACTGTCGTCCTGAAACAATACGGGCAGTAGAAAAGCATCTAAACACCTGCCCCCATTGCCACAAATTGTATAAAGCGTTGGACCAACCGCTTAAACTCAAGTCATTACTTGGAGAGAAGGAAGCACCTCTCAATGTGGACACGGCTGCTGATACAGAGCCCAGCAACTTGCAGCAACGGGAATTTTGGCGGCGCTACTATGGCAGATATTTAGTGAAAGGAAGTCTGCTGTTTTTAGTGCTATATCTCTTGCTGGTGGCAGGCGGAAAAGTATTCTCTTAA
- a CDS encoding sigma-54 interaction domain-containing protein — protein sequence MGLRQYQESRFFLDVLNRVSNEAITMVNLEGEVLFWSVAAEQTYNIKREEIIGKKIKDFFRQEDLIVLKMLETEQPVRGIYHRPRPDKHVLINSAPVYDDEGRLIGAVSVEQDISQLVKLNEELSDASLQLDQLKSAVSQNHAESPFSQIKGKSRTIQEAIQMAMKVAKTEATVLITGESGVGKELFARAIHEASLRHDQPFVPINCGAIPPALFESELFGYEAGAFTGASKEGKKGKIELASGGTLFLDEVGELPMDMQVKLLRVLQEQEVYRIGATKPLPVNIRVLAATNRNLEQMAAEGTFREDLYYRLNVVSLSIPPLRDRLEDIPELVQMFINEFAAKYQKPIPSLDSQVMALFLQYHWPGNIRQLRNVVERLIILTDGQEIKEEDVRYLFPVAESSGRQQYVSQPANDFSTFRFNPLSVEKEALEKRRIEQALKETYGNKSAAAKKLGISRATLYQKLKQYGLSWKREGR from the coding sequence ATGGGTCTACGTCAGTACCAAGAATCCCGTTTCTTTTTGGACGTATTAAACCGAGTCAGCAATGAGGCTATTACCATGGTTAATCTGGAAGGTGAGGTCCTGTTTTGGAGTGTAGCTGCGGAGCAAACCTATAACATCAAACGAGAGGAGATTATTGGCAAAAAAATCAAAGATTTCTTCCGGCAAGAAGACCTGATTGTGTTAAAAATGCTGGAGACAGAACAGCCTGTTAGGGGTATTTACCACCGTCCCCGTCCAGATAAACATGTTTTAATCAATTCAGCCCCTGTTTATGACGATGAGGGGCGCTTAATCGGGGCGGTTTCAGTGGAACAAGATATTTCCCAGTTGGTCAAGTTAAATGAGGAGCTGTCGGATGCCTCCCTGCAGCTTGATCAGCTGAAAAGTGCGGTCTCCCAAAACCATGCTGAAAGTCCCTTTTCCCAAATTAAAGGGAAAAGCAGGACCATTCAGGAGGCCATACAGATGGCCATGAAAGTGGCCAAAACGGAAGCCACGGTACTGATCACAGGGGAAAGCGGCGTCGGCAAAGAACTTTTTGCCCGGGCGATTCATGAAGCCAGCCTGCGCCATGACCAACCTTTTGTGCCCATTAACTGCGGTGCCATCCCCCCAGCCTTGTTCGAAAGTGAGTTGTTTGGCTATGAAGCAGGGGCGTTTACAGGTGCGTCCAAAGAAGGGAAAAAAGGCAAAATAGAGCTGGCCTCTGGGGGGACCCTGTTTTTGGACGAAGTGGGCGAACTGCCTATGGACATGCAGGTCAAACTGCTCCGTGTCCTGCAGGAGCAGGAAGTGTACCGTATCGGCGCCACCAAACCGCTGCCGGTTAATATCCGGGTCTTGGCTGCCACCAACCGTAACCTGGAGCAAATGGCGGCTGAAGGAACTTTCAGAGAAGACCTGTACTACCGTCTCAATGTGGTCTCTTTGTCCATCCCTCCCCTCCGTGATCGTCTGGAAGATATCCCGGAACTGGTGCAAATGTTCATTAACGAATTTGCAGCCAAGTACCAAAAGCCGATTCCCTCACTGGATAGCCAAGTGATGGCCCTATTCTTACAATACCATTGGCCGGGCAACATTCGCCAGCTGCGTAATGTGGTGGAGCGCTTGATCATTTTGACGGATGGGCAAGAGATCAAAGAGGAAGATGTCCGCTATCTCTTTCCAGTTGCTGAAAGTTCGGGACGACAGCAATATGTATCCCAACCAGCAAACGATTTCTCTACCTTCCGCTTCAACCCATTGTCAGTAGAGAAAGAGGCTTTAGAAAAGCGGCGGATTGAACAAGCCTTGAAAGAGACCTATGGCAATAAAAGTGCCGCAGCCAAAAAGCTGGGTATTTCCCGGGCAACCCTCTATCAGAAGTTGAAACAGTATGGGCTAAGTTGGAAGCGGGAGGGGCGGTAA